A genomic window from Balaenoptera acutorostrata chromosome 20, mBalAcu1.1, whole genome shotgun sequence includes:
- the ARL5C gene encoding LOW QUALITY PROTEIN: putative ADP-ribosylation factor-like protein 5C (The sequence of the model RefSeq protein was modified relative to this genomic sequence to represent the inferred CDS: deleted 1 base in 1 codon; substituted 4 bases at 4 genomic stop codons): MRQLIGKLMSTFPXQEHKVIIVGLDNAGKTSILYHFLTNEVVHTCPTVRSNVEKIVWQKTHFFMWDIGGEEALCSAWNTYYSSAEFIILVIDSTDRDQLLTALXELYKMLAHEALXDASVLIFANKQDMKDSMTTVEISQFLTLSAIKDHPWTRHIQGCCALTGEGXWLPAGLQWMQSWATVN, encoded by the exons ATGAGACAACTGATCGGCAAGTTGATGAGCACCTTCCCGTAACAGG AACACAAGGTTATCATCGTGGGACTGGACAATGCAGGAAAGACCTCCATTCTCTACCA ctt cCTGACGAATGAGGTGGTCCATACATGTCCCACCGTCCGTAGCAACGTGGAGAAGATTGTTTGGCAAAAGACCCACTTCTTCATGTGGGACATAGGAGGAGAGGAGGCTCTGTGCTCCGCTTGGAACACATACTACTCCAGTGCTGAG TTCATCATCCTTGTGATTGACAGCACGGACCGGGATCAACTGCTGACCGCTCTGTAGGAGCTGTATAAGATGCTGGCCCATGAG GCTCTATGAGATGCTTCTGTCCTGATCTTTGCCAATAAGCAGGACATGAAGGACTCCATGACCACCGTGGAGATCTCCCAATTCCTCACCCTTAGTGCCATCAAAGACCACCCGTGG ACAAGGCACATACAGGGCTGCTGTGCCCTCACCGGGGAAGGTTAATG GCTGCCTGCCGGGCTTCAGTGGATGCAGTCTTGGGCCACTGTCAACTGA